The region GaatacaaaagcaaaaggagaacaGGATAAAGTTCTGCTTTGCCTGTTTACTTACTCACAAACTTATCTGCTCAAACTCATGTCAGATCAAGCCAAATACCTGCTCTCTTCGAGGAAGACAAATTCCATTAAATTTAGCTTCTATCTGCGACATGCcaaaagtatttcctttgcCATCCTTGCCCTTGTTCATCAGTGTTACCATTGTTTGTTGCTAGCTCCTTTCGTGCATCATAACTGCAATGGGATAATAAAGTTTTTCCCGGCCATACAACATACTTTTACGCTTAAGGAAATGAAGTGTCCTATTCCAGTTACAAATAAAAAGGCAAGGTTAATTTAAACACACAGACTCCATAAAACCTTAATGCTTTAGCTCTAACAAGAGACAAATAACAACATTAGATATTGGGCTAAACTGGTAGGTAAAATAATCAAGAATTAAGCTACACAGacaaagaaacaatgaaaaccaaaacagcctTTTGAGATTGCTTGAAATAAACTTAAAGAACTAAGACTACAATAACCCTTTCCTACTGTAATGAACAAAGGCAACTTTAATCGTGAAGTGACaatcataaaacaaaattacatttttgtatgTAATGTAAtccaaaaattacatttctccTGTCAAGCACTTTTAAGTGATCTACTTAAGACGTGTATTTTTTCTCTATCTTACTGATGTTTTTACATATTACACATCAGTTCACACAGCACTGTATCCAAACACTCTTTCCATATTACAGAACTACTACAGTTAAGAGACATTCATGCCGACAGTGGTTTATTACTTCTACTGTGTACTTATACAGCGCTTAAAGGATGTGGCTATGCTGCAACTCACTTGTGGGAATACTCTGAAAACTTGGGAAAAACTTCCAGTCTTTGAAACAAAAgtattccctcttttttttttttttttgacaaggCACTTGATATAAGATGATGCTCAACAATTCTTTTACCCTTCAGTAAACGTTATAGGCTCAATTAGCAGTCAATGGGTGCAGCACACTGATGTTAGATGTACGTGACTTTATGACAGATCTGTGTGGTACTTGCCTCGAGTGGAACCCATAAAATAAGGCGAGGATtcaaggaatggtttggtttggaagggacctcaaagatcatccagttccaacccccctgctgtgggcagggacacctcccactggatcaagttgctgAAAGACTCATTGAACagttccagggatggggcattcacaacttccctgggcaatctgggccagggcttcatcgtgaagaatttcttcctaatgtcgaatctaaatcttcccctttgcaatttaaagccattcacccttgtcctattgctacatgcccttgtaaaaagtccctccccagctttcttgtaggaccttcaggtactggatgctgctctaaggtctcctcggagccttctcttctccaggctaaacaactacaactctctcagcctgttcccacaggagagatgctccagctctctgatcatctttgtagccctcctctggacctcttccaacagttccatcttcttcttatgttgaggattccagaattggacaccATACTCcgggtgaggtctcacgagagaggaacagagcggcagaatcccctccctcgccctgctggccacgcttctcttgatgcagcccaggacacgattggccttctgggctgcaagcgtgCATTGCATTCAGCATTCAGGCTGGgggagtttggcttgttcagcttggagaagagaaggctctgaagggacttatagtgacctttccctacctgaaaggggctacaaaaaggctggggagggactttttacaaaggtatgCAATGACAGGACTAGACGGAACAGTTTtaagttggagaggggcagatttagagtggacataaggaggaaattctccacaatgagggtgatgaggcactgaaTCAGGTGTGGATACCCTAtgaaattgtagaatcatagaatgtttgggttggaagggaccttaaagcccatccaggtccacccCCCcgcgatgggcagggacacctcccactggatgaggctgctcaaagccccatccaaccttgggatgggccttgaacacctccagggatggggcagccacaacttctctgggcaacctatgccagtgcctcatcatcctcatTGCGAAGAAGTgttccctgcaggtgttcaagccctagatggatggggcttggagcaaccagagcactgcaggaggtgtccctgcccatcgcagggggtgcaaatcatagaatagaatcataatcatagaatgctatgggttggaagtgaccttaaagatcatccagttccacccctatgcgatgggaagggacacctcccactagattagacgatctttaaggtgtcttccaacccaaaccattctccgATCGCCGGCTCACGCCGAGCTTCTGATCAACGAGCCCCCAATCCTTCCTGAAGGGCAAGCCACAGGGCCAGGCGGCTGGAAATGGATGATCCTTAAGgcccttcccaccccaccccactccACCCCGCGCCTCCCCATCTCGCCCCGGCTCCGGCTCCCCCTTTCCCCGCGGTGTGACGCGGTGGGAGGGCTGCCCTCAGCCCCGCCCGTACAGCCATGGACGCCGTGAGGGACGTGGAGATCGACCCCGAGGGCACTTTCAAGTACATCCTGGTGCGGCTGCAGCGCCCGGGGGACGGCGGCCACCATCACATCGTCCGGGGCACCAGGGCGGCCGAGTTCCACAGTGCGTGCCCGGCCGGTTCTCTGCCTCGGGAGGCCCTTCCCCCCGCCTTTCGCGGTCCCCACGCGGCTGTCTCCGGCAGCTGCCGCCTCCCGACGCGATAAACATCGCTTGGGAGATGGGATAACTAAGTAAACAACTGAAACGGAGAACTGTAGTTACAGCGTCTCTGTATTTGTAAAGAGAAACCTCCTTCTCTtgcagggggaggaggggaactgggggaaAATGAGTAGAAAATAGCTGATATTCTTATATATGAGCTGTGGAGACTTTGATGCTCGTGCGCTGTTCATAATACAGGaaccccttccccccctttaTATGTGTTCCATGCTGCTATCTCCATCAGCTGCCACTTCCAAACGTGATAACCTCCCCTAGAACATGGATAACTCCGAACAACTGAAACAGAACTGTAATTACAGCCTCCTTACGTCTGTAAAGAGAAACCTCCCTCTTttgcagagggaggaagggaactGGAGGAAAACGAGTAGAAAATAGCTGATAAGAAGAGTTCTGGAGTCTTTAGTGCTGGTTCATGTTCTAATGGCTCTAACTGTTCTTCTTAATTCAGGAACCCCTTTATAGGTGTTCCATGCTACCATCTCCATCAGCTGCCACCTCCAAACCCGATAAATATCGCTTAGGAGATGGGATAACTAAGTAAACAACTGAAACCGAGAACTGTAATTACAGCCTTGCTatgtctgaaaagagaaatctcCCTCTTtggcaggggaaggaaggggacTGGAGGAGAATGAGTAGAAAATAGCTGATGAGAAgagttctggagtccttggTGCCTGTGCGTGTTCTTATGGCTTTAACTGTTGTTCTTGTGCAGATCACATCTTTGAGAAAGTAAATCCTGAGATGGAAAAGCTGGGATATGAGTGCAAGTGCCTTGGTGGAGGGAAAATTGATCACAATAGCAAAGAGAAGAAGATTAGGGTGTTTGGGCTCTCCACAGTAAGTGCATCTCTTGTATTCCTTCAAATCTTGTTGTCTCTGAagttctgggatttttttgctttatagtATGGTGGTTGTCAGCAGTTTGAATCACATTAACTGGAAAACTTGCGTGACTCACTTGGAAGATTAGattagaaaaacactttttcaggGCAAGAgactaaagcaaaaaataatagATAACAATGCTGAGTAATATCAGCATTAAGTTATGATAAAGACTAAAACCAGAAGTTAGCATCTCTTGGTTCAGAATCTTTTTGTCTTACTGCCAGAGCAGGAATAGCTTATTTGTACCTGCAGGGTTTCTGATCCAGCTCTATTGTGACTTCTGCTTACCAGTAAAATTGTTGGTTGGCTGTTGACCAGCTAAATTGTGAGTGTTGTTCTTCGTTTGTGTTGAGTAAGAAGAACCAGTTTTAAGTGTGGTGAATTTCTAGTAGGTGGAGATGTAGTttcacataaatacattttgtggGAATAAAAGTAACTTCCAGGAGCTGATATGCAGTATGGATTTATGGAAGACAGAGCATTTTTGTTACCTGTCATGGTTcaatttttttatgaaagaCTCAGTAAGTGGTAATGAATTCTTGAATTTGGGGAACATGCTGTGGTATGTTTGTGATGTTGCTCTGTGATGAAGCATAGCATTGCTTCTGAAGACAACAGTTCCATTaagttaaatgcattttttcatgAGAAGTGGTGGCTACTACAAATCTGGTTATCTTAGATGAGTGGTGGAGGCTGGGCCTTGAATGTGTTAAGCTTATTTAAATGTtagtgctgcttttgttttgaaatgacTCTTGCTACCTAGAAcgataagaaaaaagaaactctcGGATTTTTATAGAATGGGAAGGCAGTCTATAATGCTTATTCTACTAAATGTTTGTGATTATAAGTCCTCATCATAACTGCTTTTTTAGATGAGGCTTGACCACTTGTATTATTAGTTCAGCTGCCAAGTTAGTGGCAGCAGACAACTCTTGCTCTTGTGATACAGTGTCTATGGAAAACaccttgtttctctgcttttggtACCTTGACTCTTACAGATGAGCACCACATAAAAGCAGAGTTTTATTACCATGAAGGCTGCTGTCAGGAAGAGACCTAGAGGTTTGGAACACCTGAGTTAGCAGGCTAGAAGTTAGTGTATTaattcatttgttttaatactTCTCTTTACTTGGAGATTTGTTGTCAAGACTCAAAAACAGCCCTATCTTAGTGTTTTatgaaaaccagagaaataCTCATCGACTTCTAGTGAAGTAGATGCTGtgcttttatttgcaaagcCAGATTGGGGTCTTCAAGGTGATTACCAAGGCGAGAGTGATCTGTAGGTCTGTTACTTTACCACTGACAGTATAAACCTGTGGTATTTCTGACATAACTATATtatcttgtattttttaaaagcttgcaTTAATAATTTTAACCAGTGCACTTCAAACGCTGGTTTACTTAAGCTGTTCCTCTTAGGATAGAATTAGAGGTGGATAAGATTACATGTCTTGATAATGCAATCTTGAgttcttttttcagtctttcaagtTAAAGTTTCACATTAGATATTACTGGAAAAAGCAAGCCACCTGTAAATCACAAGTTTTCATCAGTAGACTGCACTGCCCTACAGTAAAGGCTTCTTGACAGGGAAAAACTTAGAGCTCTGAACTAAGAAATCAAGATAATTTAAGTCATGTAAGACTATAATGGAAAGGCACCTTCTACCACAACTCTCAAATTTCAGTGAAAGAGTAACACTGTGATCAGTCATTTAAATGAGGGTTAAAAAATCACATGGGTGATCTCACATTGCCCGAGTTTGGAATGGCAGTGGCTGAAGAACTCAGGTACTTAAAATTGTGCCATTACCCGCTAAGGCAAGAttgcaaataaaacatgaaGACTGATTTCTTTAGTGGCTAGAATAGTATTCAGACGTTCACACATGTGGCTCcttattcctttttccttcagctgagaCAAATCAGTTGGTTTTATGCTCGTGCATTCAAGTTGGTCAATGTAATATCTCTGGTTTAAAAGGACATTGAATAAATATGGTAGCTGAGAGGTTaggaacatttttaaacaagcttCCTGCTGGAGAAATCATGATGTGAAAAATGCATCCTCTATTACTCAAGATTGCTTCACTTTATCTCGTTTGTTTTCTACGAATCGTGGGAGGGGGAATTGGAGAggacaatataaaaataataattgataCTGCAAGAATAACTTTAAAAACCTGTATTTGATTTGAACCTGAACTACTTGAAGTATCAAATCATAACTGGATAATTTCTGTCAACAAGAACTCAATGGTTCTGTGGAGTTACTTTCTGAAGGTGTCTGATAAGCACTTGTTCTCTCTTGCAGGGCTATGGAAAAGCAGATCATGCAGTGACTGTAGAGATACTGAAAAAAGTGTACACAGATTATGAAATTACATGGTCAGATGACAAGAAATAAATCAGCTACCTATGAacacaataaattaaaaactggTAACTCTGAGCTGTACTTCGATAAATAAAAGTGAATGTGTATTCTGCGTATGTTACCATGAATCTGGAGTAACTGGACTCTGCAGTGATTTATCATACTGTTAGTAATCCCTGGATATATCTTATTTTTCAGATCATTCCTTTGTGCAGAATCTGCAGTTCTAAGCCTTTGCTTTTGACATGCTATCTAAATAAACACTCCCATATCATCCTACCTTCAGTTTGTTTTCGTCCAGTCCTGTCTCACTGATTTGTTGTAGGATAAATCAGGATTTTACCATCAGCTTGAACACCACGGGACCAAACCTGTTCCCTAGTCTTCATCAGTTATCTAAATCTTCGACTTACTCCATGGTTTTGAAAATTCAGTATTTGTGTTCCACACAAGTAGTGATGAAGatcttttctgttcctgtaaGATCCTTCCCTATAGCAGAGTGATAGCGATGTTGAAGTCTGACAATACTTTCATTCTGATTCCCCTGTATGTaccacttttattttctatgagTATAatgatgcttttttattttttaatggcaaTAATTATCTTATAATTAATGACCTCCCAGCCAGGCACAGTACACCTAGGCAGTGTCTAACTTGTGGTACCTGCTTCCTCCTGTTGTGGCAGGGTGTTGCCCCTCATTTTTTGTGAAGTTACTGCTACAATTTTCACTTTCTTGTTTCCTGCCAGTCTTGTGTTGAATCCCATTGTGGATTTCAAGGCAGTACCTTTTGCTCTTAGGCTTAAATTGTTGACGTGCAGTCTTCAGAAGGTATTTGTATATAAATCCTGGTTCTTCCCTTTGCTGTGGTTCCTACTACACTTACCTACCAGTATCTGGTGACTTTTTCTTCTTCGGGGGCATGAGAATCTTAAATTACAAACAATATGAAATCTGAGAGGCTTTAGTCCTGTTcccatcacaaaaaaaaaaagtcctttgtTACTGCTTTGTTATACTAATTACCATCTTTTGCCACTCTTCTGTATCTTTGTTTTGATTGGTTGAGCAGAGAGGGATTTCTTGTTCTCATCCTCAGATCTTTTAGTCTATTCCTCATATCTCCATCCCAATAATCACCTCGGAGCAGGATCTCTTGAACCTGGTGCTGTAGTCTCGGTTGACATCTGCTTTCCCCTGGATGCAGCCTGGACTATCCCCCCGGTGTCCCTGTGCACTTTTGCACCTGCCATTTGTGCTTCTCTTTGCGCTCCTGTACAATAGATGTCTGACCGCATCACTTCACATGCTGTGATAACATGAATTGCAGATTTGATTTTTCCTAACAAGATTTTGATTTCAGAACATGATCAAATGCCTGTGTACCTAGTACCTAAGAATAGCATACGAGTCAATAACTTGCAAATTAGCACTTCCCACTTCAATTTTCCTCATGGGTTTTTTACTCTAAGCTTTAGTAAAATAACTGTAACGGATGCCATTTAATTGGTGCCAGTATACAAAACTGATTGTTTCAATAGCCTCATTTCCCCAAACTAAGAAATAGTCTTCAAAGGGAAGTCATCAGTTCAGGAGAGCGcctgttaaaacaaacaagctttTTAATTTAGCTTCCTGACATGTTTTATGACcaattttaatgtttctctcCACAATACTTACGGGAAAGACATAATTTAAACCGGATTTCATATTGTGATGCCTCtaggggcagggagagaaaaggggtgGTGATTTGGAATGAGCTAATAACTTGAGATACCAGCCAATCTCTACCATTGTTTCTTCATAGAAGAGATTGGGCTTGATATAAAGGTTTATTGtgttatcaaaaaaaaaaatactgtgagaGTCCTCccaattctgttcttttctagTGTGGTGTCGTTTgggaaaatgttaatttccCTAGTTATTAAGTAATATGTACAAGTATTGCAAGTGAGTGAAGGCTTTTTATCCCAGATCAGGAAGAGAAGCAGGGAACTGGTTGCTACAGTGGCGACAATTGAGGGACAAGAAAAAGCCTTGATGCTGTAGATTAGGGAAGCCAGTGTTTGATGCTGAAACACCAAATGCCAGCCTACAAAACTAAGTGTTGAATTCTGCTTCCTCTCGCACATGTCTGCAGGATTTTAAGAACAGAGTAGAATTAATCTGGAATCATGGAAATGCCAATGCTAATTTTGCTGATTTCACCAGAGAAAAACATcgtttttatttctgaaattggAACTTAATCATACTGTGTGGGGTTTCCTGTTTTGCAGGTGTATAATC is a window of Cuculus canorus isolate bCucCan1 chromosome 8, bCucCan1.pri, whole genome shotgun sequence DNA encoding:
- the LOC104058374 gene encoding 14 kDa phosphohistidine phosphatase; this encodes MDAVRDVEIDPEGTFKYILVRLQRPGDGGHHHIVRGTRAAEFHNHIFEKVNPEMEKLGYECKCLGGGKIDHNSKEKKIRVFGLSTGYGKADHAVTVEILKKVYTDYEITWSDDKK